TAATGTACTTACAGATTCACGAAACAGATTAGTTTTAGCTTCAAGCAGATCTACCGCCCCagctttattttaatttttgaaattttctgtACATGCCTTATTGTGAGTGAAACACGTGTACCCCTTTTCAAAGATTGGCTGATGAGATCATTATTGTGCACATTGACCATGGAATTATCTATAACATCTTCACTTCTTTCATCAATTCCATGTAAATAGTTTTCATACATGTCTCCTTGTTGAATTAGCAGACTACGTGCCTCAAGGAACAAAGAGAATGCAATCTTGTCTCTTTTTTCAGACTTGTAGAAGTTTAGGACTGTGTGGGAACCAAGATTAATAGTGGCTATCGTGGATGAGTATAATGGTCCATCTAAGTGGGGCTTCAAGAACAGTAAATATCAGAAAGTTACCCAATACTTCTACAATTACCATTATTCCTTCATTTGGCTTGTACTCATTAATTAAAACATGGTTTGGAAGATGAGAAAAAACTTGGAATCCTGCAACTTTTTCAATCCATGTCTGCAACCACTAGATATATAAATAGTGATGAACATAACATTACCACAAAAAATCATGCATTAACATTTTCTAAGCTGAAATGAAAGCAAAACCTGTGGAATAGCCTCTGGGATCATGCCATTATGATGAGGAATTCCTCCCCAGTTCTGTAACCTAAAGAATAATTAGGTAGAATTATTTACAATTTTACTTCAATTTAGTGAAGGGTCCATGATTCATCCCATACCGTCTTCTTGACAGCTGTGTCCATTTAGTTTGAGGAACATTGTACACACTCTTTAAAAGcagattttcttcttccactgTAAGAAAATTCTGAATGTAGTAGACATAGTCTGGACACTGCAATACCAaaaatgtttacatttaaatgGCTCTACAACATATGTTTGGTACACCAGCAGAAATTACATTTTCCACACGGAATTTCTctaacatgattttttttagtattctGAGGCCTGTCGAAAAAACTAGTTCCTTGCACACGTAACTTCAAATATTTTACCACGAAGCATGAACAGCTGCTCGTCGCGGGCCAGGATGAAATACGGACGCGGACCACGGActgcggactggcccaaaatttttgacagattttttGTGGACTtgaggataaaatgcggaccgtTTCGTGTATGGAGTTATGAACCGTTTGAAAGTGTGGACCAGGCAGGATAAACTGCGGACTGGTATCTGCGGACTGCCCATACCCATTGATGGGTATGGACAGGCccatttaaattttaagttCAAATTTCGAACTAAAGATagtattaaaaaattaacacatgatgtattattcaaaatatgatAGTAAGAGACAGTTTAAATCACATGGTTATTTCTTAACTAGGTAAACTCTTGGTAAAAACCAGTGTTTcctatctttttaaaaagatagaTAAGATACCGATAAGATAAGATACTTTCGGTATTTTTTGTGTATCTGTATCTTCCCCAAAAAATTTCATGaaatatcttatcttatcggTATCTTTGATAAATTTTGCTCAAAGATACCGATAAGATACAGATACTTGCATTTTATCTTATCTATTGAATTTAtcagataagataagataagttACTAAACAAGTgcggatttttgttttttttggcgcCACTTGTGGCTCACAAAATATGTTGTTTAGCATAACCTCATTCACACTTTGTCACTTTCACAGCAGTCGAAaatttactcttttttttgttctttttcaaaaGTCATAGTTTCACAATTCACACGTGTTTCGTGTTAAGTAAGTCGTGGTTAATCGTAGGTTACACactcattatttttcaaaaagaatttCACTGTGACTGACTATTACAAGTAAGACAGTATCATTATTTGATAAGCGATATTGTGTAATTTTATTAATTAGATGTTGTATGTATTATCTAGACAATGAAGTAGAGTGTTGGAGACCTGGAGTACACTTTTCATGGCTCCCCCTTTTAAGATGCCTCATGCCAGTGTTTcctatctttttaaaaagatagaTAAGATACCGATAAGATAAGATACTTTCGGTATTTTTTGTGTATCTGTATCTTCCCCAAAAAATTTCATGaaatatcttatcttatcggTATCTTTGATAAATTTTGCTCAAAGATACCGATAAGATACAGATACTTGCATTTTATCTTATCTATTGAATTTAtcagataagataagataagttACTAAACAAGTgcggatttttgttttttttggcgcCACTTGTGGCTCACAAAATATGTTGTTTAGCATAACCTCATTCACACTTTGTCACTTTCACAGCAGTCGAAAAtttactctttttttgttctttttcaaaaGTCATAGTTTCACAATTCACACGTGTTTCGTGTTAAGTAAGTCGTGGTTAATCGTAGGTTACACactcattatttttcaaaaagaatttCACTGTGACTGACTATTACAAGTAAGACAGTATCATTATTTGATAAGCGATATTGTGTAATTTTATTAATTAGATGTTGTATGTATTATCTAGACAATGAAGTAGAGTGTTGGAGACCTGGAGTACACTTTTCATGGCTCCCCCTTTTAAGATGCCTCATGCAAAGAAAAGTGCCCCGAAGTCTCGAAGTCGAGGTCGGGGTTCTGTGTCAAACCCGAGAGGTAGATCTGCAGCTGGAGCTAGTGCACAAAATCAACTGGACAGAATCGTTAATGCCTTGCCCATTTCTCAACTACATCAAAATCAGCTcactgaagaagaagaagagaacgcAGAGAGAGATCAATCACAAGATGACAGTAATGCTGCCAATAATAACACAGATGAATCTACGATGGAACAGACCATCAGTTCTGATGTTCAGGAGGTAAGAATTCAATGCCGTTGTTTcataatttgttgtttttaacttttgtGTACTGATCTTcttattttgttaattttaggAACCACCAGGCCAGCCAATTTCATCTTTCGTGATATCAAACTGGGTTCCTGCGTGGAGACGCAAATTTTTCTATGATTGGCGACAGGATTCGTCAACTGGCAAAATATATGCGAAATGCGAACTTTGCAAAAGCTGTCATACCAATCGCCACCTTACAGGAAATCTGTCTTCGTTTACCAACTTCACTAAACATCTAAAAGGTGTCCATTTAGAAGAATGGAAAGCTTACGAAGACCAGCAGTCGAAAAAGAAAGGCGACCCTAGACAGCAATCCATCAAGGAGTATGGCACGGGTAAATCAATTCATAAGTCCAGGCAGCAGCAACTCGACATACAGTTAACGTATTCCATGGCCGAGGACAACATTCCCCTCAACATTCTGAAAAGACCTCGATTCAAGGAATGGATTCAGGTGTGTATTATTCCTTTTTACTACAGTCAAGGCAATaacaactttttttattttttcttatctctAGAACGGCATGGTAGGATACCAGCTTCCTTCTATGGAAAAGATGCGAAATTCTATGTTGCCTAAGATTGCTGCCGCTACTAAAGAAAAGGCCCTTCAGTTGCTGAAGACATGTACTTCAT
This genomic interval from Daphnia magna isolate NIES linkage group LG8, ASM2063170v1.1, whole genome shotgun sequence contains the following:
- the LOC116928267 gene encoding alpha-ketoglutarate-dependent dioxygenase alkB homolog 6 isoform X2, which encodes MLEKFRVENCPDYVYYIQNFLTVEEENLLLKSVYNVPQTKWTQLSRRRLQNWGGIPHHNGMIPEAIPQWLQTWIEKVAGFQVFSHLPNHVLINEYKPNEGIMMDHYTHPR
- the LOC116928267 gene encoding alpha-ketoglutarate-dependent dioxygenase alkB homolog 6 isoform X1; this translates as MLEKFRVENCPDYVYYIQNFLTVEEENLLLKSVYNVPQTKWTQLSRRRLQNWGGIPHHNGMIPEAIPQWLQTWIEKVAGFQVFSHLPNHVLINEYKPNEGIMPHLDGPLYSSTIATINLGSHTVLNFYKSEKRDKIAFSLFLEARSLLIQQGDMYENYLHGIDERSEDVIDNSMVNVHNNDLISQSLKRGTRVSLTIRHVQKISKIKIKLGR